One uncultured Acidilobus sp. JCHS genomic window carries:
- a CDS encoding ribosomal protein S4(archaeal type)/S9(eukaryote cytosolic type) — protein sequence MVAVGDPKKSRQKWASPGHPWVKDRLQRELELMGKYGLRNKREIWIAESIVRGFRMRARSLLALPEPERSQAAKSLIDRLYRMGLVGKDATLDDVLGLTVENVMERRLQTMVYRKGLAKTVYQARQLVVHGHIAIRGKRVTSPGYLVPRDEEDSIGYAPGSPFVEMAVKAQEGGEGVAQGA from the coding sequence GTGGTGGCGGTGGGGGATCCCAAGAAAAGTAGGCAGAAGTGGGCAAGCCCAGGCCACCCCTGGGTTAAGGATAGGCTACAGCGTGAGCTTGAGCTCATGGGCAAGTACGGGCTGCGCAACAAGAGGGAGATCTGGATAGCGGAGTCCATAGTCAGGGGCTTCAGGATGAGGGCCAGGTCGCTTCTGGCGCTCCCCGAGCCCGAGAGGTCGCAGGCCGCGAAGAGCCTTATTGACAGGCTTTACAGGATGGGCCTGGTGGGGAAGGACGCAACGCTTGATGACGTCCTTGGGCTCACAGTCGAGAACGTCATGGAGAGGAGGCTTCAGACCATGGTCTACAGGAAGGGGCTCGCCAAGACCGTCTATCAGGCCAGGCAGCTCGTAGTTCACGGCCACATAGCGATAAGGGGCAAGAGGGTCACAAGCCCAGGGTACCTGGTCCCAAGGGACGAGGAGGACAGCATAGGGTACGCGCCTGGAAGCCCGTTCGTCGAGATGGCGGTTAAGGCGCAGGAGGGTGGCGAGGGTGTCGCTCAGGGAGCTTAA
- a CDS encoding archaeal ribosomal protein S13P: MPERSSFSQVVRIANTDISGEETLVYGLSRIKGLGYTTALAIARKLGLDPTVRVGYLSAEALKRVEDAVNDLTKLGLPSWLYNRRKDYETGQDRHLVGAELIFAARRDIEREIKISSWRGVRHKLGYKVRGQRTHTTGRTGMTVGVSKAAAAQPAEKEKGGGGGGSQEK, from the coding sequence ATGCCGGAGAGGTCGTCGTTTAGCCAGGTAGTCAGGATAGCGAACACCGACATATCAGGCGAGGAGACGTTGGTCTATGGCCTCTCTAGGATAAAGGGCTTAGGCTACACCACGGCCTTAGCCATAGCCAGGAAGCTCGGGCTCGACCCCACGGTGAGGGTGGGCTACCTGTCAGCCGAGGCCCTGAAGAGGGTAGAGGACGCCGTTAACGACCTTACTAAGCTGGGCCTCCCCTCATGGCTTTACAACAGGAGGAAGGACTACGAGACGGGGCAGGACCGCCACCTGGTGGGCGCCGAGCTGATATTCGCGGCGAGGAGGGACATAGAGAGGGAGATAAAGATAAGCTCCTGGAGGGGCGTGAGGCATAAGCTCGGCTACAAGGTGAGGGGACAGAGGACGCACACCACAGGAAGGACAGGGATGACTGTTGGAGTGAGCAAGGCTGCAGCGGCGCAGCCGGCTGAGAAGGAGAAGGGTGGTGGCGGTGGGGGATCCCAAGAAAAGTAG
- a CDS encoding Ribosomal protein HS6-type (S12/L30/L7a), whose amino-acid sequence MSKPSYVLFDVPDDLAEEVYKLVTKARETGKVKKGTNETTKAVERGQAKLVVIATDVDPPEIVAHLPLLCDSKKIPFVYVPSKKRLGEAAKIDVAAASVAILDPGEAAEDMKRIIERVRELRAKAGK is encoded by the coding sequence GTGTCCAAGCCCAGCTATGTGCTGTTTGACGTGCCTGACGACCTAGCGGAGGAAGTGTATAAGCTGGTAACTAAGGCCAGGGAGACCGGGAAGGTGAAGAAGGGAACCAATGAGACTACGAAGGCTGTCGAGAGGGGTCAGGCCAAGCTGGTCGTGATAGCTACCGACGTAGACCCACCGGAGATCGTAGCCCACCTGCCGCTGCTCTGCGACAGCAAGAAGATACCGTTCGTCTACGTGCCGAGCAAGAAGAGGCTCGGCGAGGCGGCCAAGATAGACGTGGCGGCCGCCAGCGTAGCCATACTGGACCCAGGCGAGGCGGCCGAGGACATGAAAAGGATAATAGAGCGCGTCAGGGAACTCCGCGCGAAGGCTGGCAAGTGA
- a CDS encoding vacuolar-type H(+)-translocating pyrophosphatase, producing the protein MGIGELIALFSAVIGLIGVAIAVGLARWVLRQDPGPENVRFISEAIATGARAYLFRQYSYLSIILVVLAIIIGAGIAYVDHSLALGGFTALAFIVGAVGSMTAGYLGMYVTTRSASRASMAARSGVYEALRLAWRAGAVMGLSLASIALLLISVLYMGFTAAIPKEWALALVSMAFGASLVTLFMRVGGGIYTKAADLGADLAGKMEKGIPEDDPRNPGVIADNVGDNVGDVAGMAADVFESYIVIVTGTMFLAWVMGWYATYPVLVALPLIYGTLALIATFIGVAIIRLRGSQHPLTAISYDIYETIAIAIVLFFIISPFILKGLGTSVMVLAPLAASLGAVLAPIVLALTGYYTHYTYKPVKSIAQQAKISAATVIVTGYSYGLLSAIPVIILIAVVLGITYVIGYFAFSHLVSAPLLSGYSGFLAGIYGTALASVGLLSVAGIIITADSFGPVSDNAAGVAEMASLPEDVRERLDVLDAVGNTTKATTKGYAISSAALAALVLFVGFIFEVLKVSQTYMGNIDVSAVLGSLMVVNPNVLIGALIGIIVVYFLASRTLGAVGRTAMEIVEEIRRQFREHPGIMEWKEKPDYARVVDIATRRALAEFTTPVVVAIVAPIVVGLILGWQATAGLILGAILVGVPRAFLMANAGAAWDNAKKYIEANLDPSLGGKGSDAHKAAVVGDTVGDPFKDTTGPSMNPLIKVLNTLSVVFAPLIIAANVALGVSIIHGLLAL; encoded by the coding sequence TTGGGCATAGGGGAGTTAATAGCGTTATTTAGCGCAGTTATAGGTCTTATAGGGGTTGCCATTGCTGTCGGCCTGGCCCGATGGGTCCTAAGGCAGGACCCAGGTCCCGAGAACGTCCGCTTCATATCGGAGGCCATAGCCACAGGCGCCAGGGCTTATCTATTCAGGCAGTATAGCTACCTCTCCATAATTTTAGTGGTGCTGGCGATAATCATAGGTGCCGGCATAGCGTACGTAGATCACAGCCTTGCGCTGGGAGGCTTCACAGCCCTAGCTTTCATAGTGGGCGCCGTGGGCTCCATGACGGCAGGTTACCTGGGCATGTACGTCACTACTAGGTCAGCCTCGAGGGCCTCCATGGCGGCCAGGTCCGGCGTCTATGAAGCGCTGAGGCTCGCCTGGCGCGCGGGGGCCGTCATGGGCCTCTCCCTGGCAAGCATAGCTTTGCTTCTCATAAGCGTCCTCTACATGGGCTTCACAGCAGCGATACCAAAGGAGTGGGCGCTGGCCCTGGTTTCCATGGCCTTCGGCGCCAGCCTCGTCACCCTCTTCATGAGGGTGGGCGGAGGCATTTACACCAAGGCTGCTGACCTGGGCGCCGACCTGGCTGGGAAGATGGAGAAGGGCATACCTGAGGACGACCCCCGTAACCCGGGCGTGATAGCCGACAACGTCGGCGACAACGTCGGCGACGTAGCCGGCATGGCGGCTGACGTCTTCGAGTCATACATAGTTATAGTCACCGGGACTATGTTCCTGGCATGGGTCATGGGATGGTACGCAACATACCCGGTACTGGTGGCGTTACCGTTAATTTACGGGACCCTAGCGCTGATAGCAACCTTCATAGGGGTCGCCATAATTAGGCTCAGGGGGTCACAGCACCCGCTTACCGCGATCTCCTACGACATATATGAGACCATAGCCATAGCCATAGTGTTGTTCTTCATCATAAGTCCCTTCATACTTAAGGGCCTTGGGACGTCAGTTATGGTGTTGGCACCCCTTGCCGCCTCCTTAGGCGCTGTGCTGGCCCCTATAGTGCTGGCGCTTACAGGTTACTACACCCATTACACTTACAAGCCCGTTAAGTCCATAGCGCAGCAGGCTAAGATCAGCGCGGCCACGGTCATAGTCACAGGTTACTCCTACGGTCTGCTAAGCGCCATACCGGTAATTATCCTCATAGCTGTCGTGTTAGGCATAACTTATGTAATAGGGTACTTTGCCTTCTCACACCTGGTTTCAGCACCTCTCCTGAGCGGCTACTCAGGCTTCCTCGCCGGCATATACGGGACGGCGTTGGCTTCCGTGGGCCTGCTGTCAGTGGCCGGCATAATAATAACGGCTGACTCCTTCGGGCCCGTCAGCGACAACGCCGCTGGCGTCGCCGAGATGGCGTCGCTTCCAGAGGACGTGAGGGAGAGGCTTGATGTACTTGACGCCGTAGGCAACACTACAAAGGCCACCACCAAGGGCTACGCTATCAGCAGCGCTGCCCTCGCTGCCCTCGTCCTGTTCGTCGGGTTCATCTTTGAGGTCCTTAAGGTGTCTCAGACTTATATGGGTAACATCGACGTCTCAGCGGTGCTGGGAAGCCTTATGGTGGTCAACCCTAACGTCCTAATAGGGGCCCTCATAGGTATCATAGTTGTCTACTTCCTAGCAAGCAGGACGCTTGGCGCCGTCGGAAGGACCGCAATGGAAATCGTTGAGGAGATAAGGAGGCAGTTCCGCGAACACCCTGGCATCATGGAGTGGAAGGAGAAGCCCGACTACGCAAGGGTGGTCGATATAGCGACCAGGAGGGCCTTGGCAGAGTTCACGACGCCTGTAGTGGTGGCGATAGTAGCACCCATAGTGGTAGGGCTCATCTTGGGCTGGCAGGCCACGGCAGGGCTCATACTCGGCGCTATCCTGGTCGGCGTCCCGAGGGCGTTCCTCATGGCTAATGCCGGCGCGGCCTGGGACAACGCTAAGAAGTACATAGAGGCTAACCTGGACCCAAGCCTGGGCGGCAAGGGCAGCGATGCCCATAAGGCAGCCGTAGTGGGCGACACCGTCGGCGACCCCTTCAAGGACACCACGGGCCCCTCGATGAACCCGCTGATCAAGGTCCTCAACACGCTCTCGGTCGTCTTCGCGCCGCTGATAATTGCCGCAAACGTGGCCCTAGGGGTTTCGATTATTCATGGCCTCCTGGCCCTCTGA